One Aerococcus urinaeequi DNA segment encodes these proteins:
- a CDS encoding nicotinate phosphoribosyltransferase, whose protein sequence is MKTTTNDSLALHTDLYEINMMKTYWDAGKADQQAVFEVYFRKNPFESGYAIFAGLERVIQYVQNLQFTDDDIAYLRETQNYPEDFLDYLKNYHFDATIRSMEEGEIAFSNEPLMQIKGSLADCTLIETAVLNIINYQTLIATKASRIRNVAGDDALAEFGSRRAQEMDAAIWGARAAYIGGFDSTSNVRAGKLFSIPISGTHAHAMVQAYQSDYEAFKAYANAHEKCTFLVDTYDTLRSGVPNAIKVANEMEDKSRFVGVRIDSGDISYLSSSIRKMLDEAGYPDAIISASNDLDEKTILNLKMQGAKIDAWGVGTQLITAFDQPALGAVYKLCAIEDENGDMVPTMKISSSPEKITTPGEKQIWRITRKKDGKSEGDYITTMNEDPNDAESIFMFHPTYTYINKTVRRFNARPLLSTIIDKGELVYDIPTLETVRNFSREHLDALWSEYRRMLNPEPYPVDLSQELYDLKMNSIAEIRERINEEFKEFDLNGDNED, encoded by the coding sequence ATGAAGACAACGACCAACGATAGCCTGGCACTTCATACAGATTTATATGAAATCAACATGATGAAGACTTATTGGGATGCTGGGAAAGCTGACCAACAAGCGGTTTTTGAAGTATACTTCCGTAAAAATCCGTTTGAAAGTGGCTATGCCATTTTCGCAGGCCTAGAACGTGTCATTCAATATGTACAAAATTTACAATTTACCGATGATGATATCGCATACTTACGGGAAACACAAAATTATCCGGAAGATTTTTTAGACTACTTGAAAAACTACCATTTCGATGCCACAATTCGTTCAATGGAAGAAGGGGAAATTGCCTTTTCAAATGAACCGTTGATGCAAATTAAAGGGTCATTAGCTGATTGTACTTTAATCGAAACAGCAGTATTAAATATTATCAACTATCAAACTTTAATTGCGACAAAAGCATCACGTATCCGGAATGTTGCTGGTGATGACGCATTAGCTGAATTCGGTTCAAGGCGTGCCCAAGAAATGGATGCGGCTATTTGGGGAGCTCGCGCGGCTTATATTGGTGGATTCGACTCTACCTCAAATGTACGCGCAGGTAAATTATTCAGTATTCCAATTTCAGGAACCCATGCGCATGCTATGGTACAAGCTTATCAAAGTGATTATGAAGCTTTTAAAGCGTATGCAAATGCCCATGAAAAATGTACATTCTTAGTAGATACTTATGATACCCTTCGTTCAGGAGTACCAAATGCGATCAAAGTAGCCAATGAGATGGAAGATAAATCTCGTTTTGTGGGCGTTCGTATCGACTCTGGCGATATTTCCTACTTATCATCAAGTATCCGCAAGATGTTGGATGAAGCGGGCTATCCTGATGCGATCATTTCTGCCTCAAACGATTTAGATGAGAAAACCATTCTAAACTTGAAGATGCAAGGCGCTAAAATTGACGCTTGGGGCGTTGGTACTCAGCTGATTACTGCCTTTGACCAGCCAGCGTTGGGCGCTGTTTACAAATTATGTGCTATCGAAGATGAAAATGGTGATATGGTTCCTACAATGAAAATTTCATCATCACCAGAGAAAATTACGACACCAGGTGAGAAACAAATTTGGCGTATTACCCGCAAGAAAGATGGTAAATCTGAAGGGGACTATATTACAACCATGAATGAAGATCCTAATGACGCTGAGTCTATCTTCATGTTCCATCCAACTTATACTTACATTAACAAGACAGTTCGCCGTTTCAACGCGCGTCCATTATTAAGTACCATCATTGATAAGGGTGAGTTAGTTTACGATATCCCAACACTAGAAACAGTTCGTAATTTCTCACGTGAGCACTTGGATGCCTTATGGTCAGAATACCGTCGTATGTTGAATCCAGAGCCATACCCAGTTGATTTATCACAAGAATTATATGATTTAAAAATGAATTCAATCGCTGAAATTCGTGAACGCATCAATGAAGAATTTAAAGAATTCGATTTAAACGGTGACAACGAAGACTAA
- a CDS encoding DsbA family oxidoreductase has translation MQIEFFHDVICSFCFPMSNRMRKIVSKYNNIDVVHRSFALGWEPDHFIQMFGSREAVKPEVLTHWEQANQNDDDHRFNIEGMRETDFNFPTSKNGLRAAKAAGILGGQDAYWDAFDAIQNALFVENKNIEEFETLKAAIATTNTDLDQWVEQYEKAETEEAVLQDLATVQAYGIQGAPALVINQKYLISGAQPTEVIENQLKQIAEEEGQPLTPKLQTLGGPGMACNFVDGQWICD, from the coding sequence ATGCAAATTGAATTTTTCCACGATGTGATTTGCTCATTTTGTTTCCCCATGTCTAATCGCATGCGGAAAATCGTTAGTAAATATAATAACATCGACGTGGTCCACCGATCTTTCGCTTTAGGTTGGGAACCAGATCACTTTATCCAAATGTTTGGGTCACGTGAAGCCGTTAAACCTGAAGTGTTAACTCACTGGGAACAAGCTAATCAAAATGATGATGACCACCGCTTTAACATAGAGGGAATGCGTGAAACCGACTTTAACTTCCCAACTTCAAAAAATGGTTTAAGAGCAGCAAAAGCCGCTGGTATTTTAGGCGGGCAAGATGCTTACTGGGATGCTTTTGATGCTATCCAAAATGCTCTATTCGTTGAAAATAAAAATATCGAAGAATTCGAAACTTTAAAAGCTGCTATAGCGACTACTAATACCGACCTTGACCAATGGGTAGAACAATACGAGAAAGCTGAAACAGAAGAAGCTGTTTTACAAGATCTAGCGACCGTTCAAGCTTACGGTATTCAAGGTGCGCCAGCTTTAGTGATCAACCAAAAATATTTGATTTCAGGTGCACAACCTACTGAAGTAATCGAGAACCAGCTAAAACAAATTGCTGAAGAAGAAGGTCAACCATTAACACCAAAACTACAAACCCTTGGTGGTCCTGGAATGGCTTGTAATTTCGTAGATGGTCAATGGATCTGTGACTAA
- a CDS encoding YigZ family protein encodes MIEYRTVVEGGGSHEIEVKGSRFICHAKRVFNEDEANAFIQKIRKEHYKATHNCVVFQIGDKNEIQRALDDGEPSGTAGVPMLEVLKQRELQNIIVIVTRYFGGTKLGAGGLVRAYSSAVSEGLDAIGQVERKLQTQLDIKVAYPLTGQLEHWIAESPYSLLDTTYLADVTYHLGVPSDLVDQVQADLVNLTSDQAEFAIGQEIYVDQPITY; translated from the coding sequence ATGATTGAATACCGGACTGTAGTTGAAGGCGGCGGTAGCCACGAAATTGAAGTGAAAGGGTCACGGTTTATTTGCCATGCAAAACGGGTCTTCAATGAAGATGAAGCCAATGCATTTATCCAAAAAATTCGTAAAGAACACTACAAAGCAACTCACAATTGTGTAGTCTTCCAGATTGGTGACAAGAACGAGATTCAACGCGCACTAGATGATGGCGAACCATCCGGAACCGCAGGCGTTCCTATGCTTGAGGTCCTAAAACAGCGAGAATTACAAAATATTATCGTTATTGTCACTCGTTATTTTGGTGGTACTAAACTAGGTGCTGGTGGCCTCGTTCGTGCATACTCATCCGCAGTATCTGAAGGATTAGATGCCATTGGTCAAGTAGAACGTAAGCTACAAACCCAATTAGACATCAAAGTTGCTTATCCATTAACTGGTCAATTAGAACATTGGATTGCTGAATCACCCTACAGCTTATTAGATACAACTTACCTAGCTGACGTGACTTATCATTTAGGTGTCCCGTCAGATTTAGTAGACCAAGTCCAAGCTGACTTAGTTAATTTAACAAGTGACCAAGCTGAGTTTGCTATCGGTCAAGAAATCTACGTAGACCAACCGATTACTTACTAA
- a CDS encoding FAD-binding oxidoreductase: MEVEKQIADKYLKTYTVEKEPGSASLIAFPTSTEEVVAFIKDANARKQPTITIGSQTGLTSATYPINHAWLLSMEKMNKILSLDEQTLTLNVQAGVTLFQIRDYLANTPYFYAPDPGNKNASVGGNASTNAGGMRAIKYGVTRDNIRGYDVVLANGDLIHVGSLNKKDATAYDLKDLFIGAEGTLGVITELQLKLTPRPAFEKSLILGFNSLDGVSDAIFEVVKSPVQPIALELLEESGIHYSEQFINKKMPEVHGEAFLLATVADNAADGLAFQLEAIQALGKKAGAIEARELSDDEASEMWAIRDNILNGIVSKGDWKMYDPVVPNHLFTDLVKEGKRLGDKYNVQTGFFGHAGDGNIHICILRDDQDDETWEQIKHDYENDLFPYVAEQGGLLSAEHGVGLEKKAYLPYFKDEAYMAVLKSIKQAMDPNNILNPGKMFD; the protein is encoded by the coding sequence ATGGAAGTTGAAAAACAAATTGCAGACAAGTATTTGAAGACATACACGGTGGAAAAAGAGCCCGGATCTGCCTCCTTAATCGCCTTCCCTACTTCAACTGAAGAAGTGGTCGCATTTATTAAAGATGCCAACGCGAGAAAGCAACCAACAATTACTATTGGGAGCCAAACTGGTTTAACAAGCGCAACCTACCCAATCAACCATGCTTGGTTATTGAGTATGGAGAAAATGAATAAAATTCTTTCACTAGATGAACAAACCCTGACTTTAAATGTTCAAGCAGGTGTAACCTTATTCCAAATCCGTGATTATCTAGCAAATACACCTTATTTCTATGCCCCTGACCCTGGTAATAAGAATGCTTCAGTAGGGGGGAATGCCTCTACAAATGCTGGTGGTATGCGCGCTATCAAATATGGTGTAACCCGTGATAATATCCGTGGTTATGACGTAGTATTGGCTAACGGTGATTTGATTCACGTTGGATCCTTAAATAAAAAAGATGCAACAGCTTACGATTTGAAAGACCTATTTATCGGTGCTGAAGGTACACTCGGGGTGATCACAGAGTTACAATTGAAATTAACACCACGTCCAGCTTTCGAGAAATCATTAATCCTTGGCTTTAATTCATTAGACGGTGTGTCAGACGCAATTTTTGAAGTCGTAAAATCACCTGTTCAACCTATCGCCTTAGAACTTTTGGAAGAATCTGGTATCCACTATTCTGAACAATTTATTAATAAGAAAATGCCTGAGGTTCATGGTGAAGCCTTCTTATTGGCAACCGTAGCAGACAATGCAGCAGACGGGTTAGCCTTCCAGCTTGAAGCCATTCAAGCCCTTGGGAAAAAGGCTGGTGCAATTGAAGCGCGCGAACTTTCTGACGATGAAGCCAGCGAAATGTGGGCCATCCGTGATAATATCTTGAACGGTATCGTTTCTAAAGGTGACTGGAAAATGTATGACCCGGTTGTACCTAACCACTTGTTTACAGACTTAGTGAAGGAAGGTAAACGTTTAGGCGATAAATATAATGTCCAAACTGGATTCTTCGGCCATGCTGGAGATGGCAACATTCATATTTGTATCTTACGTGACGACCAAGATGATGAAACGTGGGAACAAATTAAACATGACTATGAAAATGATTTATTCCCATATGTTGCTGAACAAGGTGGCTTATTATCTGCAGAACACGGTGTAGGTTTAGAGAAAAAAGCCTATCTACCTTACTTCAAAGACGAAGCATATATGGCAGTATTGAAGTCCATCAAACAAGCCATGGATCCAAATAACATCTTGAACCCAGGAAAAATGTTTGATTAA
- a CDS encoding sugar transferase: MQKNGEWTNWYRVVIAATEALILFLSYLVSFFLRYGRYVPLKNYEAFQGAIGWILIIFVFINILFGVYILYDKTKGDLFFITIISQGILAVVAMVLSFAGRWLAFPRSVVLIDFAISVIMLYVFRALVFDIYRRYASTKRVMIVGSEEAVFPAIYNFKNSKSTRHIVTHVVLEDYYRNVKSRLDEYDIVYLASQIDESEKLKIYDLLMRANKKLFLNSKFENLVMVNPNIMNFEDESIIETSDFAIPADQALIKRGLDIMMALIGLILASPIMLITAIIIKLTSKGPVFYRQVRITKGGEEFDILKFRSMTTDAEVKSGPMIATKNDARVTTVGKYIRALRIDELPQLLNVLRGDMSMIGPRPERPFFVNQFQEENPHYYLRHNVQAGITGYAQVYGKYATDFNSKLNFDLIYIKQYSMFLDFKILLQTIKILFDKVSSSGIDEDEKPTVTREEAEEMNIDVIG; this comes from the coding sequence ATGCAAAAAAACGGAGAATGGACGAACTGGTACCGCGTGGTTATCGCGGCGACAGAAGCGTTAATCTTGTTCCTTTCTTATCTTGTTTCATTCTTTTTGCGGTATGGTCGATATGTACCTTTGAAAAACTATGAAGCTTTCCAAGGGGCAATTGGTTGGATATTAATTATCTTTGTATTTATCAATATTTTATTTGGGGTTTATATCCTTTATGATAAAACCAAAGGCGACCTCTTCTTCATTACCATCATCAGTCAAGGAATATTAGCAGTTGTTGCTATGGTTTTAAGTTTTGCTGGTAGATGGCTAGCCTTTCCGCGTTCAGTCGTCTTGATTGATTTTGCGATTAGTGTAATCATGCTTTATGTTTTTAGAGCCTTAGTTTTCGATATTTATCGACGCTATGCATCTACAAAACGTGTAATGATTGTTGGATCTGAAGAAGCTGTTTTTCCAGCAATATATAATTTCAAAAACTCAAAAAGTACTCGTCATATCGTGACACACGTGGTGTTAGAAGATTACTACCGCAATGTGAAGAGTCGTTTAGATGAGTATGATATTGTATATCTTGCATCGCAAATTGATGAAAGTGAAAAACTAAAAATCTATGACTTATTGATGCGTGCCAATAAAAAACTATTCTTAAATTCTAAATTTGAAAACCTAGTAATGGTAAATCCAAATATTATGAATTTTGAAGATGAATCTATTATTGAAACCTCAGACTTCGCAATTCCAGCGGACCAAGCGTTGATCAAACGGGGATTAGATATTATGATGGCATTAATTGGTTTAATCTTAGCATCACCAATTATGTTAATTACAGCAATTATTATTAAATTAACTTCTAAAGGTCCAGTATTCTACCGCCAAGTGCGTATTACTAAAGGTGGCGAAGAGTTTGATATCTTGAAATTCCGTTCTATGACAACGGATGCCGAAGTAAAATCTGGTCCAATGATTGCAACGAAAAATGACGCACGTGTCACAACAGTTGGTAAATATATTCGTGCCTTGCGTATCGATGAATTGCCACAGTTGTTGAATGTGTTACGCGGAGATATGTCCATGATTGGACCACGTCCAGAGCGACCATTCTTCGTTAACCAATTCCAAGAAGAAAACCCACATTACTACTTACGTCATAACGTACAAGCAGGTATCACGGGTTACGCACAAGTCTACGGTAAATATGCCACAGACTTTAACTCTAAATTGAACTTTGACCTAATTTATATCAAACAGTATTCAATGTTCTTAGACTTCAAGATTTTATTACAAACCATTAAAATCCTCTTCGACAAAGTATCCTCATCAGGAATTGACGAAGACGAAAAACCAACAGTAACAAGAGAAGAAGCAGAAGAAATGAATATTGATGTAATAGGATGA
- a CDS encoding DegV family protein translates to MSLAIVTDSTAYLSDEFVSRHDITVLPLTITFSDGSYRDNIDTTIDEFYAKMAALDEIPTSSQPAPGLVTEAFDGLAETHDEILVVTLSKGISGTFQTFSMIASEVAEEKNVRIEVYNSDISLIGQGLFVQEAVKLREQGLGLMDILPKLDALKLTADAYFSVEDLGHLAKGGRISASAAGIGNLLQVKPILHFEQGKIEVFEKVRTHKKTVKRMLDLFEQAYQANPRLRIAIVGEDDTPQVQSLVAYMTENHPDLDMQRTPVGPVIGTHLGPAAYALVWWQNTDID, encoded by the coding sequence ATGTCACTTGCCATTGTAACGGATAGTACTGCCTATCTTTCAGACGAATTTGTTAGTCGTCACGATATTACAGTTCTACCATTAACAATCACATTTTCAGACGGATCTTACCGTGACAATATCGACACCACGATTGATGAATTTTATGCCAAAATGGCGGCCTTAGATGAGATCCCAACAAGTTCGCAACCAGCGCCAGGTCTTGTCACAGAAGCCTTTGATGGACTTGCTGAGACACATGATGAAATTTTGGTTGTGACCCTATCAAAAGGTATTTCTGGTACCTTCCAAACCTTTAGTATGATTGCAAGCGAAGTTGCTGAAGAAAAAAATGTTCGAATTGAGGTTTATAATTCCGATATTTCTTTGATTGGTCAAGGGTTATTCGTTCAAGAAGCCGTTAAGTTGCGGGAACAAGGTCTAGGATTGATGGACATTCTACCTAAACTAGACGCCTTGAAGCTAACTGCTGACGCATATTTCTCAGTGGAAGATTTAGGACACTTAGCTAAAGGTGGCCGTATCTCTGCTAGTGCAGCTGGAATTGGCAACCTATTACAAGTAAAACCAATCTTGCATTTTGAACAGGGGAAAATTGAGGTTTTTGAAAAAGTTCGTACCCATAAAAAGACAGTGAAACGTATGCTTGATTTATTTGAACAGGCTTATCAAGCAAATCCGCGACTAAGAATCGCTATTGTAGGGGAAGACGATACCCCGCAAGTTCAAAGTTTGGTGGCTTATATGACTGAAAACCACCCAGATTTAGATATGCAACGAACGCCAGTAGGTCCGGTTATTGGGACACATCTTGGTCCAGCTGCCTATGCTTTAGTTTGGTGGCAAAACACTGATATTGACTAG
- a CDS encoding NAD-dependent protein deacylase — MSEKIQQFKQQIQDSQRIVFFTGAGMSTASGIPDFRSANGLFMEDLGGTYSPEEVVSHHFFTQHPKEYFAYHFDKLVYTEAKPNAGHEFIANLEGSGKDVSVVTQNIDGLHQKAGSSAVYELHGSTLDNYCVSCGRHYKLEELQLDQDGIPRCPIDQGIVRPNIVLYQEQLDQDVVNGAVDKIRQADLLVILGTSLVVYPAAGFLNYFRGQYLTVVNKSPLQIPYHDALVFEDTIENVFSQLS; from the coding sequence ATGAGCGAAAAAATCCAACAATTCAAACAACAAATTCAAGATAGTCAACGTATTGTCTTTTTCACAGGAGCGGGAATGTCTACAGCATCTGGTATCCCTGATTTCCGGTCAGCGAATGGTCTTTTTATGGAAGATCTAGGAGGGACTTATAGTCCAGAAGAAGTGGTCTCACATCATTTCTTTACGCAACATCCAAAAGAATACTTTGCTTATCACTTTGATAAATTAGTTTATACAGAAGCTAAACCCAATGCAGGGCATGAATTCATCGCTAACTTAGAAGGGTCTGGTAAAGATGTTTCTGTGGTTACGCAAAATATAGACGGTCTGCACCAAAAAGCTGGTTCATCAGCTGTTTATGAATTACACGGCAGTACGTTAGATAATTATTGTGTCTCATGTGGCCGTCATTATAAGTTAGAAGAACTTCAACTAGACCAAGATGGTATTCCGCGCTGCCCAATTGATCAAGGCATTGTTAGACCAAATATTGTCTTATACCAAGAACAATTAGATCAAGATGTAGTGAATGGAGCAGTGGATAAAATCCGCCAAGCTGATTTGTTAGTTATCTTGGGAACAAGTCTAGTCGTTTATCCAGCAGCCGGCTTCTTAAACTACTTCCGAGGACAATATCTAACTGTAGTAAACAAATCACCACTTCAAATTCCATATCACGATGCCTTAGTATTTGAAGACACTATTGAAAACGTCTTTAGCCAACTGAGTTAA
- the nadE gene encoding ammonia-dependent NAD(+) synthetase, which translates to MRPLQEEIINALKVAPSINPEAEIRRTIDFIKAYFHKYPFLKTLVLGISGGQDSTLAGKLCQMAMTEIREETGDDKYQFIAVRLPYGNQADEADAMDAIDFMAADQTVRVNIKPAVDATVEQLEKGGLTISDFNKGNIKARQRMLVQYAIAGENAGVVVGTDHAAESVTGFYTKFGDGAADILPIWRLNKRQGRAILEYLDAPEHLYVKVPTADLEEDRPGLADEVALGVTYQDIDAYLEGKDVSTDAAEKIENWYLKTQHKRELPITVYDEWWKK; encoded by the coding sequence ATGCGTCCATTACAAGAAGAAATTATAAATGCCTTAAAAGTAGCACCTAGTATTAATCCAGAAGCAGAAATCAGACGTACCATTGATTTCATCAAGGCATACTTTCACAAGTATCCATTTCTAAAAACCTTAGTATTGGGAATTTCTGGTGGGCAAGATTCAACCCTAGCTGGTAAATTATGCCAAATGGCTATGACTGAAATACGCGAAGAAACTGGTGATGATAAATACCAATTCATCGCAGTCCGTCTTCCTTACGGCAACCAAGCCGATGAAGCTGATGCTATGGACGCTATAGATTTCATGGCTGCGGACCAAACTGTACGCGTCAACATCAAGCCAGCTGTTGATGCTACCGTTGAACAATTGGAAAAGGGTGGACTTACCATTTCTGACTTCAATAAAGGAAATATCAAAGCGCGCCAACGGATGTTGGTACAATATGCAATCGCAGGTGAAAATGCAGGTGTCGTGGTAGGGACAGACCATGCTGCTGAATCGGTGACAGGCTTCTACACCAAGTTCGGTGATGGCGCAGCAGATATCCTGCCTATCTGGCGGTTAAATAAACGTCAAGGACGTGCTATCCTTGAATATTTAGATGCCCCAGAACATTTATACGTTAAGGTACCAACAGCTGACTTAGAAGAAGACCGCCCAGGCTTAGCCGACGAAGTAGCCCTAGGTGTAACCTACCAAGACATCGATGCTTACTTAGAAGGCAAAGACGTCTCAACAGACGCAGCCGAAAAAATCGAAAACTGGTACCTAAAAACCCAACACAAACGTGAATTACCAATCACCGTTTATGATGAATGGTGGAAGAAATAG
- a CDS encoding DEAD/DEAH box helicase, whose product MDEIINLLTGRLVTAKEINQTDESMASLEIPGLQIFPAIEKSGSRLTCLRCGNHTNFHQNICQCDLIECLYCLQCLNFGKLRTCDKLYHLEETATAHYWKRNQSYLAWNGTLSEQQAQASEEICQSYQTGGQRLVWAVTGAGKTEMVFEAVNQALMAGGKVALVTPRIDVANELAPRFKAAFPEVTIQLLHGQSEESYSGAAFTIGSTHQLIRFKAAFDLLIIDEIDAFPYDGDLMLYFASERAIKKTGAQILLTATPNPSHEKLIKDGKLPVSILPARYHRHHLPVPVHQWVGDWHSIIQAGKVPSVFKRLLGRLLVKGRRVLVFMPNIDLMLTFVRLCRQVFADYRFESVSSKDPDRIIKVQNMRDGHYDFLFSTTILERGVTFANIDVIVLGSEDQTFTTAALVQISGRVGRKPKWPSGSVYFLHYGKTKASIAAIRQIQSMNDQARKRGLIDD is encoded by the coding sequence ATGGACGAAATAATCAATTTATTAACCGGTCGACTCGTTACAGCCAAGGAAATTAACCAGACCGATGAGTCCATGGCCTCACTAGAAATTCCCGGACTACAGATTTTCCCTGCCATAGAGAAAAGCGGTTCACGGTTAACTTGTCTTCGTTGCGGTAACCATACAAACTTTCATCAAAATATCTGTCAATGTGACTTAATAGAATGTCTTTACTGTTTGCAGTGTCTTAACTTTGGTAAATTACGGACCTGCGACAAGCTCTATCACCTAGAAGAAACAGCAACAGCACATTACTGGAAAAGAAACCAATCTTATCTGGCGTGGAATGGGACCTTATCTGAACAACAGGCTCAAGCTTCTGAAGAGATTTGTCAAAGCTACCAAACTGGTGGTCAACGTTTAGTTTGGGCAGTTACTGGCGCGGGCAAAACCGAAATGGTCTTTGAAGCGGTTAATCAAGCGCTGATGGCTGGAGGAAAAGTTGCACTAGTAACACCACGGATTGATGTTGCTAATGAATTGGCACCTAGGTTTAAAGCAGCTTTTCCTGAAGTAACTATTCAATTACTTCACGGCCAATCTGAAGAATCATATAGTGGTGCGGCTTTTACAATTGGGTCTACCCACCAGTTAATTCGGTTTAAAGCAGCTTTTGATTTGCTGATTATTGATGAAATTGACGCTTTCCCTTATGACGGTGACCTTATGCTCTATTTCGCTTCAGAGCGTGCCATTAAAAAGACAGGGGCCCAGATTTTGCTGACGGCAACCCCAAACCCAAGTCATGAGAAATTAATCAAAGATGGCAAGCTACCCGTGTCCATTCTGCCAGCCCGCTACCACCGCCACCACCTACCAGTCCCCGTACACCAATGGGTAGGCGACTGGCATAGTATTATTCAAGCAGGTAAAGTACCAAGTGTTTTTAAACGACTATTAGGACGGCTACTGGTCAAAGGGAGACGAGTTTTGGTCTTTATGCCCAACATTGATTTAATGCTAACTTTCGTAAGATTATGCCGACAAGTATTTGCTGATTACCGTTTTGAATCCGTGTCTTCAAAAGACCCAGACCGTATTATCAAGGTACAAAATATGCGAGATGGTCATTATGATTTTTTATTTTCAACGACTATCTTAGAGCGTGGCGTTACCTTTGCTAATATTGATGTCATCGTATTGGGTAGTGAGGACCAGACCTTTACTACAGCAGCTCTAGTCCAGATTTCAGGCCGAGTGGGCCGAAAACCCAAATGGCCATCAGGGTCAGTTTATTTTCTCCATTACGGTAAAACTAAAGCCTCTATTGCAGCTATTCGGCAAATTCAATCCATGAATGATCAAGCAAGGAAACGAGGTTTAATTGATGATTAG
- a CDS encoding ComF family protein, which translates to MISLFKGVMEGGLAEAVSPPTCVICQNTLDNPLTLADILSLSPIKPLLFCQECLNSLIAIDLKTACKQCGRDMTIESAGQVDEEGFCGDCQSWHTYHDWQFTNQAFYQYNRVFKDWLVVLKGQGDIRGRHLFAKELKAVYRKHMEAIWVPMPSSSEKVANRGFNQTRLILEAADIPFQDLLMNEGSQGKQAYKNRQDRLQDRSKIKVKNDLENIDKNRPIILFDDVYTTGTTMFSAYKALELAGFSQVSGLTLAR; encoded by the coding sequence ATGATTAGTTTATTTAAGGGCGTGATGGAAGGGGGACTAGCTGAGGCGGTTAGCCCACCTACTTGTGTGATTTGTCAAAACACTTTGGATAACCCACTAACTTTGGCAGATATCTTGTCTCTGAGCCCAATAAAACCACTACTTTTTTGCCAAGAATGTTTGAATAGCCTAATCGCCATTGATCTAAAAACGGCCTGTAAACAATGCGGACGAGATATGACTATTGAATCGGCTGGTCAAGTGGATGAAGAAGGTTTTTGTGGGGACTGTCAAAGTTGGCATACTTACCATGATTGGCAGTTTACCAACCAGGCTTTCTATCAATATAATCGTGTCTTTAAAGATTGGCTGGTAGTCTTAAAAGGGCAGGGCGATATTCGTGGGCGTCATCTTTTTGCCAAGGAATTAAAAGCTGTCTACCGAAAGCATATGGAGGCTATTTGGGTGCCTATGCCTTCTTCCAGTGAGAAGGTAGCGAATCGAGGCTTTAACCAGACGCGTTTAATACTTGAGGCAGCGGACATTCCCTTTCAAGACCTATTGATGAATGAGGGGAGTCAGGGGAAGCAAGCCTATAAAAACCGCCAAGACCGTTTGCAAGATAGAAGTAAAATTAAGGTGAAAAATGACCTAGAAAATATAGATAAAAACCGTCCGATTATCCTATTCGATGACGTCTATACTACTGGTACCACTATGTTTTCAGCCTACAAGGCACTTGAATTAGCGGGCTTTAGTCAAGTTAGCGGACTGACCCTTGCAAGATAA